One genomic window of Kaistia geumhonensis includes the following:
- a CDS encoding ABC transporter ATP-binding protein yields MTADTPLPMVELQGVSKSFARRLFVQNRSFALRDIDITIGRGEVVGILGESGSGKSTVANIVTCLTGYDGGTYRFKGRDIATFTRRERFAFKSDVQIVFQDPYGSLNPRATVRASVMESLLLHRRDLDKAGRMERADLLLEEVGIPASAGDRYPHEFSGGQRQRIAIARAIAVEPELLVCDEPLSSLDVSIQAQILELFVRMIRERALTIVFISHDVNVVRLICDRVYVMNQGAVVESGPARDVLSNPKNEYTARLLDAVY; encoded by the coding sequence ATGACGGCCGACACCCCGCTTCCAATGGTCGAGCTCCAGGGCGTCTCGAAGAGCTTCGCCCGCCGCCTCTTCGTGCAGAACCGCAGCTTCGCGCTTCGCGACATCGACATCACGATCGGCCGCGGCGAAGTGGTCGGCATCCTCGGCGAATCCGGCTCGGGCAAATCGACCGTCGCCAATATCGTCACCTGCCTCACCGGCTATGACGGCGGCACCTATCGCTTCAAGGGCCGCGACATCGCGACCTTCACGCGGCGCGAGCGCTTCGCCTTCAAGTCGGACGTGCAGATCGTCTTCCAGGATCCGTATGGCAGCCTGAACCCGCGCGCCACCGTCCGCGCCAGCGTCATGGAGAGCCTGCTTTTGCACCGGCGGGACCTCGACAAGGCCGGCCGCATGGAGCGCGCCGACCTTCTGCTCGAGGAAGTGGGCATTCCGGCATCGGCTGGCGACCGCTATCCGCACGAGTTCTCGGGCGGCCAGCGGCAACGCATCGCGATCGCGCGGGCGATCGCCGTCGAGCCGGAGCTTCTCGTCTGCGACGAGCCGCTCTCCTCGCTCGACGTCTCCATCCAGGCCCAGATCCTGGAGCTCTTCGTGCGCATGATCCGCGAGCGCGCGCTCACCATCGTCTTCATCTCGCACGACGTGAATGTCGTGCGGCTCATCTGCGACCGCGTCTATGTCATGAACCAGGGCGCGGTGGTGGAATCCGGGCCGGCGCGGGATGTCCTCAGCAATCCCAAGAACGAGTACACGGCGCGTCTGCTCGATGCCGTCTACTGA
- a CDS encoding ABC transporter ATP-binding protein — protein sequence MSHATPLSPSEAPLLEVRDAAVALKSGDRTMVSGVSLSVMPREVFGIVGESGSGKTLLTRTLLGLQDDAYVAAGSVRFDGRDIPSTGYAASARKLLGHSIGFVPQDPFSSLNPSMKIGKQITEAIHLAKGWPMGAEKTREAAIRLMAEVGIPEPALAFDQYPDQFSGGMRQRIVFAIALSQDPKLLVADEPTTALDAITQRRVIELILDRSRSHGLAVILISHNLELLRQSVGRIAVLYGGQLHTVVDAGDIGTRVVHPYAEALFACIPTRDKELADIRSIPGEPVGAGFGLTGCAFSTRCAHVEAICRTAPLPLNGTLAPRFSACILGRGA from the coding sequence ATGTCCCACGCCACCCCCCTTTCGCCGTCCGAGGCGCCGCTGCTCGAAGTCCGCGACGCCGCGGTGGCACTCAAATCAGGCGACCGCACCATGGTGTCCGGCGTCTCGCTCTCGGTCATGCCCCGCGAGGTGTTCGGCATCGTCGGCGAGTCGGGCTCCGGCAAGACGCTGCTGACGCGCACGCTGCTCGGCCTGCAGGACGATGCCTATGTCGCCGCCGGCAGCGTCCGCTTCGACGGCCGCGATATCCCCTCGACCGGCTATGCCGCGAGCGCGCGGAAGCTCCTCGGCCACTCGATCGGCTTCGTGCCGCAAGACCCCTTCTCCTCGCTCAATCCCTCGATGAAGATCGGCAAGCAGATCACCGAGGCGATCCATCTCGCCAAGGGCTGGCCGATGGGCGCGGAGAAGACGCGCGAGGCGGCAATCCGCCTGATGGCCGAGGTCGGCATTCCCGAACCGGCGCTCGCCTTCGACCAGTATCCCGACCAGTTTTCGGGCGGCATGCGCCAGCGCATCGTCTTCGCCATCGCGCTCTCGCAGGACCCGAAGCTCCTGGTCGCCGACGAGCCGACGACCGCTCTCGACGCCATCACCCAGCGCCGCGTCATCGAGTTGATCCTCGACCGCAGCCGCAGCCATGGCCTCGCCGTCATCCTGATCAGCCACAATCTGGAACTGCTGCGCCAGAGCGTCGGCCGGATCGCGGTCCTCTATGGCGGCCAATTGCACACGGTCGTCGATGCCGGCGATATCGGGACGCGGGTCGTGCATCCCTATGCCGAGGCGCTGTTCGCCTGCATCCCCACCCGCGACAAGGAGCTCGCCGATATCCGCTCGATCCCGGGTGAGCCGGTCGGCGCCGGCTTCGGGCTCACGGGCTGCGCCTTCTCGACCCGCTGCGCCCATGTGGAGGCCATCTGCCGAACCGCTCCACTGCCGCTGAACGGGACGCTGGCGCCGCGCTTCAGCGCATGCATCCTCGGCCGGGGAGCCTGA
- a CDS encoding ABC transporter permease encodes MSVFVKLWSYPKTNIERVALVLVLAIILVAILGPFLAPFDPLKIAFRSKLQEPSWVHWLGTDGSGRDVLSRLLHGAQLTLSATMLVLVVVVAIGCAIGIFSAFVGGAVDNMLMRLTDIWLGFPPLILALGFASALGASLSAAIWALIFSWWPNYARLSRMVTSDILSQKFIASADALGVPTHRKVFHYVIPNALDVLVVQVALDVSAVMLAISGLSFIGVGAQIPAPEWGAMIADGRSYVANGWWIVLAPGLAIFITAVSFNVVGDMLRREFDPTSRRR; translated from the coding sequence GTGAGCGTGTTCGTGAAGCTCTGGTCCTATCCGAAGACCAATATCGAGCGCGTCGCGCTCGTGCTGGTGCTCGCCATCATCCTCGTCGCGATTCTCGGGCCGTTCCTCGCGCCGTTCGATCCGCTGAAGATCGCCTTCCGCAGCAAGTTGCAGGAACCCTCGTGGGTGCACTGGCTCGGGACGGACGGTTCCGGTCGTGACGTTCTCTCCCGCCTCCTGCACGGCGCGCAGCTGACGCTGTCGGCGACGATGCTGGTTCTCGTCGTGGTGGTCGCGATCGGCTGCGCCATCGGCATCTTCTCCGCCTTCGTCGGCGGCGCGGTCGACAACATGCTGATGCGCCTCACCGATATCTGGCTCGGCTTCCCGCCGCTCATCCTGGCGCTCGGCTTCGCCTCCGCACTCGGCGCGAGCCTTTCCGCCGCGATCTGGGCGCTGATCTTCTCCTGGTGGCCGAACTATGCACGCCTGTCGCGCATGGTGACCTCCGACATCCTCTCGCAGAAATTCATCGCGAGCGCCGACGCGCTCGGCGTTCCGACGCACCGCAAGGTGTTCCACTACGTCATCCCGAACGCACTCGACGTTCTCGTCGTGCAGGTGGCGCTCGACGTCTCGGCCGTGATGCTCGCGATCTCGGGCCTCTCCTTCATCGGCGTCGGTGCGCAGATCCCGGCTCCCGAGTGGGGCGCCATGATCGCCGACGGCCGCTCCTATGTCGCCAATGGCTGGTGGATCGTTCTCGCGCCCGGCCTCGCCATCTTCATCACCGCGGTCAGCTTCAACGTGGTCGGCGACATGCTGCGCCGCGAGTTCGACCCGACCTCGCGGCGGCGATGA
- a CDS encoding ABC transporter permease produces the protein MRYVAERILFSILSLCVLLFITFLLSHVVAGDPAIVAAGPNAGADKIAAVRLEMGLDQPMLVQFWRYCAAVFQGDFGTSWFTRQPIANDLVRELPPSLELVFIAMLINLSISLPLGLLTARYAGSRFDDLVRLLVLAGAGLPVFWLAIILQQVVAGDWQLLPTAGRLGFENREFVGATGFTLFDSLAQGRLDVFADALAHLVLPAFALSLLFTAVGVRITRTAMISEFRKDYVVLARAKGASEGRIMARHVFANGATPALTVFGMQFGWMLGATVLVEEIFGRPGIGRYAVKAVTQSDIHAVVAVVFVVGLVFLLANLVVDVTLFLINPRRRVKA, from the coding sequence TTGCGCTATGTTGCCGAGCGGATCCTTTTCTCGATCCTTTCCCTTTGCGTCCTGCTGTTCATCACGTTCCTGCTCAGCCATGTGGTGGCCGGCGATCCGGCCATCGTCGCGGCGGGACCGAATGCCGGTGCCGACAAGATCGCGGCCGTCCGGCTGGAGATGGGCCTCGACCAGCCGATGCTGGTGCAGTTCTGGCGCTACTGCGCCGCCGTCTTCCAGGGAGATTTCGGCACTTCGTGGTTCACGCGCCAGCCCATCGCCAACGATCTGGTGCGCGAGCTCCCGCCCTCGCTGGAACTCGTCTTCATCGCGATGCTGATCAATCTCTCGATCTCGCTGCCGCTCGGCCTCCTCACAGCACGCTATGCCGGCAGCCGTTTCGACGATCTCGTGCGCCTTCTGGTGCTCGCCGGCGCCGGCCTGCCGGTGTTCTGGCTGGCCATCATCCTGCAGCAGGTGGTCGCGGGCGACTGGCAGCTGCTGCCGACTGCCGGCCGGCTCGGCTTCGAAAACCGCGAATTCGTCGGCGCGACGGGCTTCACCCTGTTCGACAGCCTCGCGCAGGGACGTCTCGACGTTTTCGCCGATGCGCTCGCGCATCTCGTGCTCCCCGCCTTCGCGCTGTCGCTGCTCTTCACCGCCGTCGGCGTGCGCATCACCCGCACCGCGATGATCAGCGAATTCCGAAAGGACTATGTCGTGCTCGCCCGCGCCAAGGGTGCCAGCGAGGGCCGCATCATGGCCCGTCACGTCTTCGCAAATGGCGCGACGCCTGCCCTCACCGTCTTCGGCATGCAGTTCGGCTGGATGCTGGGCGCGACGGTGCTGGTCGAGGAGATCTTCGGTCGTCCCGGCATCGGTCGCTATGCGGTGAAGGCGGTGACGCAGTCCGACATCCATGCCGTGGTTGCGGTCGTGTTCGTGGTCGGCCTGGTCTTCCTGCTCGCCAATCTCGTGGTCGACGTGACGCTCTTCCTCATCAACCCGCGCCGTCGGGTGAAGGCGTGA
- a CDS encoding ABC transporter substrate-binding protein — protein sequence MRSHMRFLPALIVALSGVSLPALVLPDLAFAAPSGTLVIAENETPENLDPANATNSTVDQLLIGVYDALVQFKAGATEPTPQLAKSWTISDDGLTYTFTLRDDVVFHDGSKLTAADVKFTIDRLKAAKANVLNDLALLSGAEVVDDHTVKLTLSAPFGPFVSALSRIYIVSKAAVEPHMGDDNGRQWLAVNEAGSGPYTITSYKPTEAVTLKAFDKYWGGWDGNHVAEVIFRYVSEPSTQLSLLKSGEVQIAPDVTVEDKLALKTTPGFVVDVGAAATPLYFDFNTASTGPTGNVKFREMLAKTFDRQLHLDQVLMGLGTLPDGPLPPTWPGHESGTEAAFDLDAAKKMVDENGWAGTTLTVRYLPAIQEEKSAVEQLQSNLSEIGITLNAEGMTWPAQAATLQKVETTSDINMIYSFPLFPDPHAVLNSSFNSALTGAKGGYNWAQYSNPEVDALLNEAASSSDQAKRAELYKKAQQLIGKDYPVITVSFPGSVVVLSDKVEGYKYNAAHHQTFNYMDIGLK from the coding sequence ATGCGTTCCCATATGCGGTTTCTGCCCGCTTTGATCGTGGCGCTTTCGGGCGTCTCCCTGCCGGCGCTCGTGCTGCCGGATCTCGCCTTCGCGGCGCCGAGCGGCACATTGGTGATCGCCGAGAACGAGACGCCGGAGAATCTCGACCCGGCCAACGCCACCAATTCGACCGTCGACCAGCTCCTGATCGGCGTCTATGACGCGCTGGTGCAGTTCAAGGCCGGCGCGACGGAGCCGACGCCGCAGCTCGCCAAGAGCTGGACCATCTCGGACGACGGCCTCACCTACACCTTCACGCTGCGCGACGACGTCGTCTTCCATGACGGCAGCAAGCTGACGGCCGCCGACGTCAAGTTCACCATCGACCGCCTCAAGGCGGCCAAGGCCAATGTCCTGAACGATCTCGCCCTGCTCTCCGGCGCCGAGGTCGTTGACGACCACACCGTCAAGCTGACGCTGTCCGCGCCCTTCGGTCCGTTCGTCTCGGCGCTGTCGCGCATCTACATCGTGAGCAAGGCCGCGGTCGAGCCTCATATGGGCGACGACAATGGCCGCCAGTGGCTCGCGGTGAACGAGGCCGGGTCCGGTCCCTACACCATCACCTCCTACAAGCCGACCGAAGCCGTCACGCTCAAGGCCTTCGACAAGTATTGGGGCGGATGGGACGGCAACCACGTCGCCGAGGTCATCTTCCGCTACGTCTCCGAGCCCTCGACGCAGCTTTCGCTGCTGAAGAGCGGCGAGGTGCAGATCGCTCCCGACGTCACGGTCGAGGACAAGCTGGCACTGAAGACGACGCCCGGCTTCGTCGTCGATGTCGGCGCTGCGGCAACCCCGCTCTATTTCGATTTCAACACCGCCAGCACGGGACCGACGGGCAACGTCAAATTCCGCGAGATGCTGGCGAAGACCTTCGATCGCCAGTTGCATCTCGACCAGGTGCTGATGGGCCTCGGCACGCTGCCCGACGGGCCGTTGCCGCCGACCTGGCCCGGCCATGAGAGCGGGACGGAAGCCGCCTTCGATCTTGATGCCGCCAAGAAGATGGTCGACGAGAACGGCTGGGCCGGCACGACGCTGACCGTCCGCTATCTCCCGGCCATCCAGGAGGAGAAGAGCGCAGTCGAGCAGCTTCAGTCCAACCTCTCCGAGATCGGCATCACGCTGAACGCCGAAGGCATGACCTGGCCGGCGCAGGCGGCCACGCTTCAGAAGGTTGAGACGACTTCCGACATCAACATGATCTATTCCTTCCCGCTCTTCCCCGATCCGCATGCGGTGCTGAACTCCTCGTTCAACAGCGCGCTGACCGGCGCCAAGGGCGGCTACAACTGGGCGCAGTATTCCAACCCCGAGGTCGATGCCCTGCTGAACGAGGCCGCGAGCTCGTCCGACCAGGCGAAGCGCGCCGAGCTCTACAAGAAGGCGCAGCAGCTGATCGGCAAGGACTACCCGGTCATTACCGTGTCGTTCCCCGGTTCGGTCGTCGTGCTCAGCGACAAGGTGGAGGGCTACAAGTACAACGCCGCCCACCACCAGACCTTCAACTACATGGATATCGGCCTGAAATAG
- a CDS encoding secondary thiamine-phosphate synthase enzyme YjbQ codes for MTRIHAITLATRGQGLYEFTAEAEAFVASAGIGSGLLTVFVRHTSASLLIQENADPDVVADLQAFFSRLVPPASSPAMDYLVHRLEGPDDMPAHIKAALTQTSIGIPVHRGAMVLGRWQGLYLFEHRDRPHRREIVLALTT; via the coding sequence ATGACGAGGATCCATGCCATCACGCTCGCGACCAGAGGCCAGGGCCTCTACGAATTCACCGCCGAAGCGGAGGCTTTCGTTGCCTCGGCAGGGATAGGAAGCGGCCTCCTAACCGTCTTCGTGCGTCACACCTCCGCGTCGCTGCTCATCCAGGAAAACGCCGATCCCGATGTCGTCGCCGATCTCCAGGCCTTCTTCTCGCGCCTGGTTCCGCCGGCATCGAGCCCCGCGATGGATTACCTCGTGCACCGGCTCGAGGGGCCGGACGACATGCCGGCCCATATCAAGGCGGCGCTCACCCAGACCTCGATCGGCATTCCCGTCCATCGCGGTGCAATGGTGCTGGGGCGGTGGCAGGGCCTCTATCTCTTCGAGCATCGAGACCGGCCGCACCGTCGCGAGATCGTGCTCGCCCTCACGACTTGA
- a CDS encoding FAD-dependent oxidoreductase: MEEEPTGGARRLGGSTAEPAGDPIAFAFEGRTVHGRAGESLAASLTAAGLMGLRQAGPDEQRGVFCGMGVCQECLVQIEGFGGQRACMVKTEPGMSVYRHDPALAALRPLGRRPEGAPEIETVEVAIIGAGPAGLSAAKLLAEAGLAPVVLDERPLPGGQYFKPLAPSQRFLPGGEDDQFKAGRRLVEATVAAGTDIRSGSAVWHAAVTEDGVELGIHAPGRAYVIRARFVILAAGAYERPWPVPGWTLPGVMTTGAAQTLARSYRVAPGMRVLIAGNGPLNWQVALEIAAGGGKVVGILESATPSRSRNAPAFLGMLAADRQLALRGLSIRRKLARAGIPIHEGTRLVAVTGNGKAKRAIAAGPGGQKLAFDVDAVCLGYGFLPSTGLLRMLGCPVTVDPANGFARPLVADDGRAGTAPVFVAGDASGIGGSVVAANGGVIAAAAVLEALGRADGRAARSARAARRRGARARRFQHHLWKLFADRQPPLAIADETPVCRCENVTAGAIRALRDEGVRDLGSLKRRTRLGMGGCQGRYCAGEALKILRDGDLSSAGPADLFAPQAPEKPVPAILLESEKAEWGGHREVETRPHPPHLPPPDPLPATTDLLVIGAGVIGTSSAMFAAGAGIETVVIDRSAPNSQASGGNAGSLHVQLLSWDFGRKAMAGGSPALRTIPLQRDAVQLWKELERDLDGDFEITTTGGLMVAENEEQTAFLRDKAEAERSMGIPVEVITRAEIAALAPHIAERMVVAAYCPDEGKINPMKATPALVAEAKRRGVRFAAGHNVIGIRAEADGYEVTTSGATIRARRVLIAAGGWSRHIGRMVGVELPISGAPLQMLVTEPTRPILKQLVAHADRHLTMKQATNGNLIIGGAWTAGTDPATGYSKVLRPSIEGNLWVAERTVPALAGLHLLRSWAAMNVNIDGAPLLGAIPGKPGLFVAASANGYTLGPLLGQLTADCIAGRRPLHALEGFTLARFRGAAA; the protein is encoded by the coding sequence TTGGAGGAAGAGCCGACCGGAGGCGCTCGAAGGCTGGGCGGCAGCACCGCCGAGCCGGCCGGCGACCCCATCGCCTTCGCCTTCGAGGGCAGGACCGTGCACGGCCGGGCCGGCGAAAGCCTCGCCGCCAGCCTCACCGCGGCCGGCCTCATGGGGCTGCGCCAGGCCGGTCCCGACGAGCAGCGCGGCGTTTTCTGCGGCATGGGCGTCTGCCAGGAATGCCTCGTGCAAATCGAGGGTTTCGGCGGCCAGCGCGCCTGCATGGTGAAGACCGAACCCGGCATGAGCGTCTATCGCCACGATCCGGCGCTCGCCGCATTGCGTCCGCTCGGCCGCCGCCCCGAGGGAGCGCCCGAGATCGAGACGGTCGAGGTCGCGATCATCGGTGCGGGCCCCGCGGGACTCTCGGCGGCGAAGCTCCTCGCCGAAGCCGGCCTCGCGCCGGTCGTGCTCGACGAGCGTCCCCTTCCCGGCGGCCAGTATTTCAAGCCTCTGGCGCCCTCGCAGCGCTTTCTCCCCGGCGGCGAGGACGACCAGTTCAAGGCCGGCCGGCGACTCGTCGAGGCAACTGTCGCCGCGGGAACAGACATCCGTTCGGGCTCGGCGGTCTGGCATGCGGCCGTGACCGAGGACGGTGTCGAACTCGGCATCCATGCGCCCGGCCGGGCCTATGTGATCAGGGCGCGCTTCGTCATCCTCGCCGCCGGCGCCTATGAGCGGCCCTGGCCGGTTCCCGGATGGACCCTGCCCGGCGTCATGACGACCGGAGCCGCGCAGACGCTGGCGCGCAGCTACCGCGTCGCCCCCGGAATGCGCGTCCTCATCGCCGGCAACGGTCCGCTCAACTGGCAGGTCGCCCTCGAAATCGCGGCGGGCGGCGGCAAGGTCGTCGGCATCCTCGAAAGTGCGACGCCGAGCCGGAGCCGCAATGCCCCGGCCTTTCTCGGCATGCTCGCAGCGGACCGGCAATTGGCGCTGCGCGGCCTTTCCATCCGTCGCAAGCTCGCTCGCGCCGGCATCCCGATCCACGAAGGCACGCGCCTTGTCGCCGTCACCGGCAACGGCAAGGCCAAACGCGCCATCGCGGCGGGTCCGGGCGGGCAGAAGCTCGCGTTCGATGTCGACGCTGTCTGCCTCGGCTATGGCTTCCTGCCCTCGACGGGGCTGCTGCGCATGCTCGGCTGCCCGGTCACGGTCGATCCCGCCAACGGCTTCGCGCGTCCGCTCGTGGCCGATGATGGCCGCGCCGGCACGGCACCCGTCTTCGTCGCCGGCGACGCCTCGGGGATCGGCGGCAGCGTCGTCGCCGCGAATGGCGGCGTCATCGCCGCGGCGGCCGTGCTCGAAGCACTGGGACGAGCGGACGGCCGAGCTGCCCGGTCGGCACGGGCGGCAAGGCGCCGCGGCGCGCGGGCCCGCCGCTTCCAGCATCATCTCTGGAAGCTCTTCGCGGACCGGCAGCCGCCTCTCGCCATTGCCGACGAGACGCCGGTCTGCCGCTGCGAGAATGTGACGGCAGGCGCCATCCGCGCGCTCCGCGACGAGGGTGTCCGCGATCTCGGCAGCCTGAAGCGGCGGACGCGGCTCGGCATGGGAGGCTGCCAGGGCCGCTACTGCGCGGGCGAGGCGCTGAAGATCCTGCGCGACGGCGACCTTTCCTCGGCCGGGCCGGCGGATCTGTTCGCGCCGCAGGCACCCGAAAAGCCGGTACCGGCCATTCTGCTCGAAAGCGAGAAGGCGGAATGGGGCGGGCATCGCGAGGTCGAGACGCGGCCGCATCCTCCACATCTGCCGCCGCCCGACCCGTTGCCGGCGACGACGGATCTCCTCGTCATCGGCGCGGGGGTCATCGGCACATCGAGCGCGATGTTCGCGGCCGGCGCCGGCATCGAGACCGTAGTGATCGATCGCTCGGCCCCCAACAGCCAGGCCTCGGGCGGAAATGCAGGCAGCCTGCATGTGCAATTGCTCTCCTGGGATTTCGGCCGCAAGGCCATGGCGGGCGGCAGCCCGGCGCTGCGCACGATTCCGCTGCAACGTGACGCGGTTCAGCTCTGGAAAGAGCTGGAGCGCGACCTCGACGGCGATTTCGAGATCACCACCACCGGCGGCCTGATGGTCGCCGAAAACGAGGAACAGACTGCCTTCCTGCGCGACAAGGCCGAGGCCGAGCGCAGCATGGGCATTCCGGTCGAGGTCATCACGCGCGCCGAGATCGCCGCGCTCGCCCCCCATATAGCCGAGCGCATGGTCGTCGCCGCCTATTGCCCGGACGAGGGCAAGATCAATCCGATGAAGGCGACGCCGGCGCTGGTCGCCGAGGCAAAGCGGCGCGGCGTTCGTTTTGCCGCCGGCCATAATGTCATCGGCATTCGCGCCGAGGCGGACGGCTACGAGGTGACGACGAGCGGCGCGACCATCCGGGCTCGCCGGGTCCTCATCGCCGCCGGCGGCTGGTCGCGCCATATCGGGCGCATGGTGGGTGTCGAGCTGCCGATCTCGGGCGCACCGCTGCAGATGCTGGTTACCGAGCCGACGCGCCCGATCCTGAAACAGCTCGTCGCCCACGCCGACCGCCACCTCACCATGAAGCAGGCGACGAACGGTAACCTCATCATCGGCGGCGCGTGGACGGCAGGCACCGATCCGGCGACAGGCTATTCCAAGGTGTTGCGGCCCAGCATCGAGGGCAATCTCTGGGTTGCCGAGCGGACGGTGCCGGCGCTGGCGGGCCTGCATCTCCTGAGGAGCTGGGCCGCGATGAACGTCAATATCGATGGCGCCCCACTGCTCGGTGCGATCCCCGGCAAGCCCGGCCTCTTCGTCGCTGCCTCGGCCAATGGCTATACGCTCGGCCCGCTGCTGGGGCAGCTCACCGCCGACTGCATCGCCGGGCGCCGACCGCTGCACGCACTGGAGGGGTTCACGCTCGCCCGGTTCCGCGGCGCGGCGGCATGA
- the dapA gene encoding 4-hydroxy-tetrahydrodipicolinate synthase has protein sequence MTKAFRGTYTVMITPFDAEGGVDLAATADFVDWQIAEGIHGLVPLGSTGEFLSLTDDEKAAVAETVIRKADGRVPVLIGTGAESTDDVIRYSRQAEQLGADGVMIIPPFYSTPTEDELFEHYRRIGEAISLPIMIYNNPATANVDLTPRIVERLSRIDNVRYIKESTMDVTRIRDILDFCGDRMTVFGGIMGFESFLEGAEGWVAVGSNIMPREMAELFSLWADRRDFDGARALYHRVLPVIRLVAGHRYVSGSKAALAMMGRPVGGPRPPRLPLPEAELPSVAEALTRSGVILDKAA, from the coding sequence GTGACCAAAGCATTTCGCGGGACCTACACCGTCATGATCACGCCGTTCGACGCCGAGGGCGGCGTCGACCTCGCGGCCACGGCGGACTTTGTCGACTGGCAGATCGCCGAGGGCATCCACGGGCTGGTTCCGCTCGGCTCGACCGGCGAGTTCCTGTCGCTCACCGATGACGAGAAGGCCGCCGTCGCCGAGACGGTGATCCGCAAGGCCGACGGCCGCGTGCCGGTGCTGATCGGGACCGGCGCGGAATCGACCGACGACGTCATCCGCTATTCCCGCCAGGCCGAGCAGCTCGGCGCCGATGGCGTGATGATCATCCCGCCCTTCTATTCGACGCCGACCGAGGACGAGCTCTTCGAGCACTATCGGCGCATCGGCGAGGCGATCTCGCTGCCGATCATGATCTACAACAATCCTGCGACGGCGAATGTTGATTTAACCCCAAGAATTGTTGAACGTTTGTCGCGGATCGACAATGTCCGCTACATCAAGGAATCGACGATGGATGTGACGCGCATCCGCGACATCCTCGATTTCTGCGGCGACCGGATGACGGTGTTCGGCGGCATCATGGGCTTCGAATCCTTCCTCGAAGGCGCCGAAGGTTGGGTGGCGGTCGGCTCGAACATCATGCCGCGCGAGATGGCGGAGCTGTTCTCGCTGTGGGCAGACCGGCGCGATTTCGATGGCGCCAGAGCACTTTACCACCGTGTCCTTCCCGTCATCCGCCTCGTCGCCGGCCACCGCTACGTCTCCGGCTCCAAGGCCGCGCTCGCCATGATGGGCCGTCCCGTCGGCGGCCCCCGCCCGCCCCGCCTGCCCCTGCCCGAGGCCGAGCTGCCCTCGGTCGCCGAGGCGCTGACACGGTCCGGCGTGATTCTGGACAAGGCGGCCTGA
- a CDS encoding M20/M25/M40 family metallo-hydrolase, translating to MTTLSDPATEAALVEVDRRRDSALAFLSELVALQASGEDAVQAAVAARLEALGAEVGASVYDPASVPVTAEFAAAGARSEGERRNVVARLEGAGQGRSLLVFAHPDSEPTAAARGWRHDPFAAVVENGRMHGWGIADDLAGIAAGVIAIEAIRRSGARLAGDLLFASTPSKRHARGIAAVLHQGAGADGALYLHPAESGAGMVEIKALASGLLEFSVEVAGEPPHTAEPGHTAFAHRAVHPLDKAELLIDALRRLDAERGRRIRHPLLEAAVGRSTNILVSEMHFGQPGLTTRVPDRLSFTASVSFPPPETLESVRAEIETALAEAVATDPFLAAHPPVVRFLAGVTGSEVAESDPLYATLSGAIRAVAGIEPRVNPMHTSSDIRNPLVQKGIPALGFGSLCGDLTQARGHDEWVDVEDWLRMVKVTAACILAWCGVAGSRTA from the coding sequence TTGACGACGCTATCGGACCCCGCGACTGAGGCTGCGCTTGTCGAGGTCGATCGTCGGCGCGACAGTGCCCTGGCCTTTCTCTCCGAACTGGTCGCCCTTCAGGCCTCGGGCGAGGACGCGGTCCAGGCTGCCGTCGCCGCGCGGCTGGAAGCCCTTGGCGCGGAGGTCGGCGCAAGCGTCTACGATCCGGCATCGGTCCCCGTCACCGCCGAATTCGCCGCCGCGGGCGCCCGCAGCGAGGGCGAGCGGCGCAATGTCGTCGCGCGTCTCGAAGGCGCCGGGCAGGGACGCAGCCTGCTCGTCTTCGCCCATCCCGACAGCGAGCCCACCGCCGCCGCGCGCGGCTGGCGGCACGATCCCTTCGCCGCCGTGGTCGAGAACGGCCGCATGCACGGCTGGGGCATCGCCGACGATCTCGCGGGGATTGCCGCCGGAGTGATCGCGATCGAGGCGATCCGCCGATCCGGCGCCCGATTGGCGGGCGACCTTCTTTTTGCGAGCACGCCCAGCAAGCGCCACGCCCGCGGCATCGCGGCCGTGCTGCATCAGGGCGCCGGGGCCGACGGTGCGCTCTATCTGCATCCCGCCGAATCCGGCGCCGGCATGGTGGAGATCAAGGCGCTCGCCTCGGGCCTTCTCGAATTCTCGGTCGAGGTCGCGGGCGAACCGCCGCACACGGCCGAGCCCGGCCACACCGCCTTCGCCCACCGCGCGGTGCATCCGCTCGACAAGGCCGAATTGCTGATCGACGCGCTCCGCCGGCTCGACGCCGAGCGGGGCCGGCGCATCCGCCATCCCCTTCTCGAGGCCGCCGTCGGCCGCTCGACCAATATCCTCGTCTCGGAGATGCATTTCGGCCAGCCGGGCCTGACGACGCGCGTCCCCGACCGCCTCTCCTTCACCGCGTCCGTCTCGTTCCCGCCGCCGGAGACGCTGGAGAGCGTCCGCGCCGAGATCGAGACGGCGCTGGCAGAGGCGGTCGCGACGGACCCGTTCCTCGCCGCCCATCCGCCGGTGGTCCGCTTCCTTGCCGGCGTCACCGGCAGCGAGGTGGCCGAGAGCGATCCGCTCTATGCGACCTTGAGCGGCGCGATCCGCGCCGTCGCCGGCATCGAGCCCCGCGTCAACCCGATGCACACCTCGAGCGACATCCGCAATCCGCTGGTGCAGAAGGGCATTCCCGCGCTCGGCTTCGGATCGCTCTGCGGCGATCTCACCCAGGCGCGCGGCCACGACGAATGGGTGGATGTCGAGGACTGGCTGCGCATGGTGAAGGTCACCGCCGCCTGCATCCTCGCCTGGTGCGGCGTCGCCGGGAGCCGGACGGCATGA